A window from Lactiplantibacillus pentosus encodes these proteins:
- a CDS encoding GtrA family protein has protein sequence MSKSNQNEETVTDILEPTAELDKQILSPVKETRNQAIRYILWGLISVAVNFATFYTTYHLIGLEYQVANVISWVIAVQVAFWVDRLKVFDHHSKYVFREMGKFYATRIVTYLIEAAILWLLMSVIGSPAVLAKILGQAGAIIGNFLFSKLYVFRNK, from the coding sequence ATGAGTAAATCGAATCAGAATGAAGAAACGGTGACGGATATCCTAGAACCAACGGCAGAATTGGATAAGCAAATTCTATCGCCAGTGAAAGAGACCCGTAATCAAGCGATTCGCTATATTTTATGGGGCTTAATTAGTGTGGCGGTCAATTTTGCCACCTTCTATACAACCTACCATTTAATTGGTTTGGAATATCAGGTCGCTAACGTGATTTCCTGGGTGATCGCCGTGCAAGTCGCCTTTTGGGTCGACCGGCTGAAGGTGTTTGATCACCATTCCAAGTATGTCTTTCGTGAAATGGGCAAGTTTTATGCCACGCGGATCGTGACTTACTTGATTGAAGCCGCAATCTTATGGTTGCTAATGTCTGTCATTGGCAGCCCGGCAGTCCTTGCTAAGATTCTTGGCCAAGCTGGGGCGATTATCGGGAATTTCTTATTCTCGAAATTATATGTTTTCCGAAATAAATAG